The sequence TCGACGAGTCAACGACGGTCGGGGTGCAGAACGCCCGGGATCGGCTCCAATTACTTTATCCCAATCGGCATCAACTCCGGATTGACGATGCTGCCGACACGTTTACCGTCGATTTAACGATGCAACTTACATGATGCAGGCCATTGCTTTAGACGACGAACGCCCCGCGCTGGAGGTGATTGAGGCGTTCTGCCAGCGACTCGATACGGTCCAGCTGGACCAGACGTTTACCCGACTTGGCGACGCCCGAACGTACTTGGCTCAGCAGCGGGTCGATCTGTTGTTCCTGGATATCAATATGCCGGCGGGCTCGGGTATCGAGTTTGTCAGAAGCCTGCAGCCCGCGCCCCTCGTCATCTTCACGACCGCCTACAGCGATTACGCCGTGACGAGTTATGAACTGTCGGCGGTCGATTACCTCCTGAAGCCATTCACCTTCGATCGGTTTCGACAGGCCGTCGATAAAGCGTGGCAACAGCATCAGCGGCTGACCGGCCCGCTGGCGCCAGAGGCCGAGTATGTGGTGTTTCGGGTTGATTACAGCCTGATCCGGGTGGCGCTGGCGGACATCGTGTTTGTTGAGGGCTTGGATAACTACCTGAAGATCCACTTCGTTGGGGCCAAGCCCATCGTGGTGCGGCTGACTATGAAAGCGATGATCGAGAAGCTCCCGACCGATCGGTTTGTGCGCATACATCGGTCCTTCATCGTTGCGCTGGCGCGGGTCAGATCCGTACGGAATAAGCTGATCGCCATTGGTGATGAAGACCTGCCACTGAGCAGTACCTACGAACGAGACTTCTTCGCGCTGTTCGATAAGGAGTGAGGGCTGCCCCTCATTGTTGACCCTCTTTACCCCAACATTTGGCCGGTTCGTCCCTAAACGGGAAAACTACTCAACACTATTCGTCTGAGCAGCGTAATTGGACACATAAAACCCCCTACGCTAT comes from Fibrella aestuarina BUZ 2 and encodes:
- a CDS encoding LytR/AlgR family response regulator transcription factor — its product is MMQAIALDDERPALEVIEAFCQRLDTVQLDQTFTRLGDARTYLAQQRVDLLFLDINMPAGSGIEFVRSLQPAPLVIFTTAYSDYAVTSYELSAVDYLLKPFTFDRFRQAVDKAWQQHQRLTGPLAPEAEYVVFRVDYSLIRVALADIVFVEGLDNYLKIHFVGAKPIVVRLTMKAMIEKLPTDRFVRIHRSFIVALARVRSVRNKLIAIGDEDLPLSSTYERDFFALFDKE